A region from the Lycium barbarum isolate Lr01 chromosome 8, ASM1917538v2, whole genome shotgun sequence genome encodes:
- the LOC132607680 gene encoding uncharacterized protein LOC132607680, with translation MPPTTSQTQEGVGGQTPTTLTTEQRVAQDFQTPPPGLAPPPAEVVTHPAVHPGGTTSVTGRRASATDELKAFMSFRPPNFDATPMSVGPQRFIDSQRDALHDQFEKLHQNDMTVAQYDAEFTRLSCYGFEIIPTEENRVKRFVNGLIKSHRTALATEGKGSSRPPQLASHNHSQHSPSSQSAPQRQGQQQHQRRSSFQNMAYHCSSCGKNHSGRCMRSFTGCYTCGEQGHLSFACPRVVGAVQSAAQQQGAIAAPPIAAVPARAVPQAGRGAAR, from the exons ATGCCTCCAACTACTTCTCAAACTCAGGAGGGTGTGGGTGGTCAGACACCAACCACTCTTACCACAGAGCAGCGGGTCGCACAGGATTTTCAGACACCACCACCTGGTTTAGCTCCACCACCAGCTGAGGTGGTAACACATCCAGCAGTTCATCCAGGGGGTACAACTTCGGTTACTGGTAGGAGGGCAAGTGCTACAGATGAGCTTAAAGCTTTCATGAGTTTTAGACCACCGAACTTTGATGCTACCCCTATGTCGGTGGGTCCCCAGAGGTTCATAGACAG TCAGCGTGATGCTTTGCACGATCAGTTTGAAAAGCTTCATCAGAACGACATGACTGTGGCACAGTATGATGCAGAATTCACCAGATTGTCTTGTTATGGCTTTGAGATCATTCCTACTGAGGAGAATCGAGTCAAGAGATTTGTGAATGGGTTGATAAAGTCCCACCGTACCGCCTTGGCTACTGAG GGTAAGGGGTCATCTAGACCTCCTCAGTTAGCTTCACATAATCATTCTCAGCATTCACCTAGTTCTCAGTCAGCCCCGCAGCGGCAGGGGCAGCAACAACACCAGAGACGTAGTTCTTTTCAGAACATGGCTTATCATTGTTCTTCTTGTGGGAAGAACCATTCAGGCAGGTGTATGAGGAGTTTCActggatgttatacttgcggGGAGCAGGGTCATTTGTCTTTTGCATGTCCTAGAGTTGTGGGCGCAGTCCAGTCGGCAGCCCAGCAGCAGGGTGCCATTGCGGCGCCACCTATAGCCGCAGTTCCAGCTAGAGCAGTACCACAGGCAGGTCGTGGAGCAGCTAGATAG